The Alphaproteobacteria bacterium LSUCC0719 genomic interval CGCCCTTGTCGAGCTGGCACAGCACATGGTCGGGGTTCATGATCTCGACACCGGCGGTTTCGGAAATCATACCGGCGGTCACGGTTGCCGGACCCTCGGCGGCAAGGCGAAGACGCTTTGCCCCTTCCTCATCCACCCGAACGGAAACACCCTTCAGGTTCAGCACCAGATCGGTCACATCCTCGCGAACACCGGGAATCGACGAAAATTCATGAACAACGCCCTGAATCTGTACCGCCGAAATGGCCGACCCCTGAAGCGACGACAGCAAGACGCGACGCAGCGCGTTGCCGATGGTCACACCAAAGCCACGCTCAAACGGACCAACCTCGATCACGGCCTGACTCGGGTTGTATTCGGACTGCTTGATCTCCAGCTCGTCGGGCTTTTTCAGATCCAGCCAGTTCTTTTCAATCATCTTGGTGTTCCTTTATGCGAAACGGTATTCACAAGGGTTCCACGTTGCCGAAATGGCAGACGCGCATGACGCAGGTCGACGGCGGCCGCGATTAGACGCGCCGACGCTTGCGCGGGCGGCACCCGTTGTGCGGGATCGGGGTCACATCGCGGATCGAGGTTACGTTGAACCCGACAGCCTGCAGTGCCCGCAATGCTGATTCACGGCCCGACCCGGGTCCGCGCACCTGCACGTCCAGCGATTTCATCCCATGTTCGGCTGCCTTCTTGCCAGCATCTTCAGCTGCCATCTGGGCGGCGAACGGCGTTGATTTCCGCGACCCCTTGAACCCCATGCCGCCGGCAGATGCCCAGGCAATGGTGTTGCCCTGCACATCGGTGATGGTGATCATGGTGTTGTTGAAGGTCGAATTCACATGCGCCACGCCGCTGGTGATGTTCTTGCGCTCGCGGCGACGGACCCGGCCCTGACTCGGTTGTTTTGCCATCTATTGTCTCCTCAAAGAACCGGGTTATTTCTTCTTGCCGGCAATCGGCTTCGCCGGGCCCTTGCGGGTGCGGGCGTTGGTATGCGTACGCTGGCCACGAACCGGCAGATTGCGGCGATGCCGCAGACCGCGCAGACACCCAAGGTCAAGGTAACGCTTGATATCCATCGATGTCTTGCGGCGAAGGTCGCCCTCGACAAGATAGTCGGCATCAATGATATCACGCAGCTTTGTCAGCTCTTCTTCCGACAAATCCGCCACGCGGCGTTCATCCGGAACACCGGCGCGCGAGCAGATGCCCTTGGCGCTGGTCCGGCCAATACCGTGAATGTAGGTCAGTGCGATTTCCACCCGCTTCTTGGTGGGAATATTTACACCAGCAATTCGTGCCACTGTCTGGCTCCTCTCGAAAACGGCGCTGCCCGTCGGCACGCCTGTCATATTACGACCGTTTCAGAGCACCGCCCTGGGGGCGGACCCGCACACCTGTGATTGTCTCGAAGGCGGCGAATTATAGGCTTTTGCCCCTTGCAGTCAACCTCAACGCGTCTTGTTCACCCCAATATGGTGTCAATCGCCTGACCGACTTCATCGATCGAGGCCATTC includes:
- the rpsM gene encoding 30S ribosomal protein S13 — its product is MARIAGVNIPTKKRVEIALTYIHGIGRTSAKGICSRAGVPDERRVADLSEEELTKLRDIIDADYLVEGDLRRKTSMDIKRYLDLGCLRGLRHRRNLPVRGQRTHTNARTRKGPAKPIAGKKK
- the rpsK gene encoding 30S ribosomal protein S11; this translates as MAKQPSQGRVRRRERKNITSGVAHVNSTFNNTMITITDVQGNTIAWASAGGMGFKGSRKSTPFAAQMAAEDAGKKAAEHGMKSLDVQVRGPGSGRESALRALQAVGFNVTSIRDVTPIPHNGCRPRKRRRV